In Thalassococcus sp. S3, the sequence GGCGCCGAGCAAATTGCCTTCCGCGCCCGCGATTGTGGCATGGACATCCGCTATGAGGGGATCCGGCTGACGCCCGAAGAAATCGTGTCCGCCGCGCTTGAGGACGAAGCTCATGTCGTCGGCCTCTCGATCCTGTCAGGTAGTCATATTCCGCTGGTCGAAGATCTGATGAAGCGCATGAAAGAAGCAGGCCTTGGCCATATTCCCGTCATTGTCGGTGGTATTATCCCGGATGAAGACGCAAAACGCCTCAAGGCGATGGGCATTGCGAAAGTCTATACGCCTAAAGATTTTGAACTCAATACAATCATGAGTGATATCGTGACATTAGCTGATCCCGCTGCGATTGCCGCCGAATAGCGGAAATCAGCCGACTGACACAAAATAGGGCTATGACGCGCGGTTGCCCAGCTTGTGCGACCTTTTTTTGCTATGCCATAAGCACGAAAAGAAAAGAAGGAGAGCGTCAATGTCACTTGATCTGGAGTCGATGTCCCGGAAAGAACTGGTAGATCTGCATTCGCAAGTCGAAAAAGCGATAAAACAAGCTGAAATTCGTGATCTTCGCGACGCGCGCAAAGCGGCCGAAAAGGCAGCTGCAGAGTTCGGCTATTCCCTGGATGAAGTCACCGGAGGGGAAATGGCCGGTAAAGGGAAGCGGCGGACAAAAGCAAGTGCTTCAACAGCCAAATACCGCAATCCCGACAATGCAGAACAGACATGGACCGGAAAAGGGCGTCAGCCACAATGGTTCAAGGACGCAATGAGCGCCGGAATTGATCCTGCCAAGCTCGAAGTCTGAGACGGATAAAACAGCGGCATGACAATTCATATCGGGGCCAGTCCCGGTGAAATAGCCGAGACAGTCCTTTTGCCCGGTGATCCCTATCGGGCGAAATGGGCTGCAGAAACATTTCTGGAAAATGTAAAGCTGGTGAACGAAGTGCGCGGCATGCTGGGCTTTACCGGCACTTGGCGTGGCAACCCGGTGACGATCCAGGGCAGCGGCATGGGCATGCCCTCCCTCAGCATCTACGTGAACGAGTTGATCAAGGATTATGGGGCTCAGACTCTGATCCGAATTGGCTCTTGCGGCGGAATGCAGGAAAGAGTTGACGTGCGGGACGTGATCATCGCGATGACAGCCAGTACGATCAGCACCCCGTCGCGGGGCATCTTTCGCGAATTGAACTATGCACCTTGTGCCGATTGGGAGCTATTGCGCGCCGCTGTCTCAGCCGCCGAGGCGAAAGGCACCAAAACGCATGTCGGTGGCATCTACTCCGCCGATGTCTTTTACGATGAACGGCCCGACCTGAACGATCAGATGGTGCGACACGGCATTCTGGGCGTCGAAATGGAAGCTGCGGAGCTTTATACGCTGGCCGCACGTTTCGGGCGCCGCGCCCTTGCGGTTCTGACAGTATCCGATCACCTGCTGACCGGCGCCTCCCTGCCTTCGGATCAGAGAGAGCGGAGTTTCGGTGATATGGTCGAGATCGCGCTCGGCGCTGCCTTCGACACCAAGGGGTGAAGACCCGGCCTCCTTCCGGCCTTTTCTCAGCGCGTTCCGTGTGTGCGATCATATCCGCTCACCACAGGCGATTTCATCCTCGCGAGGTGGTCCTCGCGTGGCCTGAAGACCTCGACCTGAAGGGGATGACATGCGGCAACGTCGCTTGAATGCGTCGCCGAACAATCGCCACCCGGACAGGCACTCAGTGCGCCAAGCAGATCAATCTCAGCAAACATTTCCAGGTAATCCCCGGGTTTGACAGGGCTTGCCTTCATAAAGTATTGTCCGGTGTCACGCGTGAACCCGGTGCACATGAAGACATTCAACACATCATGGACATGGAATTCGATCGACGCGGGATCCGTCCCCAGGTGTTCCGCCAGCGCACGGGACAGATTTGAGTGACAGCAATGATGGTACTGCCCTCCCGACAACAGGTGATGGGTGTAAGGATCGCAGCGGGTCCCGATCACATCGTGGACCGATCCGCCAAATTCGTCGATCCCGTACCAACTCAACGTATCATCCGTGACCGTCGCAAGCGGGCGCAGGGCCGGGAAACCGGACCACAACCGATCACCAACGCTGACATGTGTTCCATGAAGCGCCCGCGTCTTTCCCGAATAAAAGCGTTCCGAAAGGTCATTCATGTTCCAGAGGTTCAGATCCCCGACCTGGGGTCCCTCCACCGATGTGATCCGGAAAAAGTGACCCGCTGGCACCGAAAAGCAGCGCGCCTCTCTCGGCGGGATTTGCGTTTGCGAAACCCGCTCCGCACCGTCTCGTATCTCTGCCAAAAGCTTCAAATCCGGTTGGGGCAGCGTTTCGACCGGATAGCAGATCACTGGTTCAACGGACCTGCGTGCCGCGGCATCGTCGGGGATCTGGGGCATTTTCCAAAACTCCTCTTTCGGCATCGGCAAATTGGCGGAGCCTCATCCGGAAGGCAAGCATAAGGCTTGACCGCCGTGAGAGGCTCCATAAGCTTGCTCTACGATCCAAAGGAAACGCGATGCGGTGGCTGATCCTGACATTTTTTCTGCTCACGGCGCCTGCCTCTCAGGCGCAGCAGCAGGGATGGGGCGACCTGGACACGCTTTTGCTGCAGACGCTCTCCCCGACAGGAGATATGGTTTCATCCTTCTGGATGCCGGACCATCAAGACCCCGCCGCCGCACGGCACGCTCTTGCAATCATCTATTCTCACATTCCCGGCTCGGCAGGGAACGTTTCCATTCACAGCGGCCTTTTTGAGCGAACGTCATCCGGCTGGTCCCTGCGCCAGCAAGTAACAGGGCTTTTCGGTCAGAGCCCGAGCGACCCCAAACACCTACCGGATCGGATCGAGGTCACCACCGCCACCCTCGGCCCTAATGATCCACGATGCTGTCCGACGCAAAGCACACGTTGGTGGATCGATCCCCGGACCGGGGCAGCGCACCCATCAAACTGATCGGCCTGCGCAGCGATTTGGTTTCAAAGATCCGCTTTGCTCAGCCCCGCATGCTGCACAGCGCCACACTCCTTCCGCTCGCTGCTGCCGCCATCGGCAGGCACGCGTCACACCATTTTTTCGCCAACGCCAGGCGAAATAGACAAAAACGCCGAAGGTCAGCAGTGTCAGAAGAAACGGCATGCAACACCCCCTTCTTCTTCTCGATAAAAATACGGAAACACCCCGCTATATGCCGGGACCTTCCATCGCCCAGCTCGCGCTCCCCGCCCATGCCGGGCGGTCAAAGATGTCGCGCGCGGCCTTGGCCGCGCTCCGCTTGGTCACAGCCGGTCAGACCGTGCGCTCGACCATCATCTTCTTGATCTCGGCAATCGCCTTGGCCGGGTTCAGCCCCTTTGGACAGGTCTTCGCGCAGTTCATGATCGTGTGGCACCGATAAAGCTTGAAAGGATCCTCCAGATCATCCAGCCGCTCTCCGGTCGCTTCGTCCCGGCTGTCGATAATCCAGCGATAGGCGTGCAGCAGAGCTGCCGGCCCCAGATACCGATCCCCGTTCCACCAATACGAGGGACACGCCGTCGAGCATGACGCACACATCACGCATTCATAGAGCCCGTCGAGTTTCTTACGATCCTCGATCGACTGTCGCCATTCCTTCGCCGGTCGGTTTGTCTTGGTCTCAAGCCAGGGCATGATCGACGCGTGCTGCGCGTAGAAATGCGTCAGATCCGGGATCAGGTCCTTGACCACCGGCATATGCGGCAGCGGATAGATCTTAACGTCGCCCTTGATCTCATCCATGCCGTAGATGCAGGCCAGCGTATTGATCCCGTCGATGTTCATCGCGCAGGATCCGCAAATCCCCTCGCGGCACGAACGACGGAAGGTCAGCGTCGGATCGATCTCGTTCTTGATCTTGATCAGCGCATCCAGAACCATCGGCCCGCAAGTGTCCATGTCCACCCAATAGGTGTCCACGCGGGGGTTCTCCCCGTCATCGGGGTTCCAGCGATAAATGCTGAATTTGCGCAAGTTGGTCGCGCCGTCCGGTTTGGGCCAGGTCTTGCCCGTCTTGATGCGCGAGTTTTTCGGGAGTGTCAGTTGAACCATGTCTCGATTTACCTTTCCCGTTCAAAGACGTTTGATATCTGCAGGGCGTGCCGTTTGGGTGCCCGCGAAATGTTGTGGGGTGTGTTCGCAAAGCATTCCGGGCCAGCCGCGTTGTCGTGGTATGCCGCGACGGCCCTAGGGTCGAAAAGCCATGCGGGATTTTGGCCATA encodes:
- a CDS encoding H-NS family nucleoid-associated regulatory protein; protein product: MSLDLESMSRKELVDLHSQVEKAIKQAEIRDLRDARKAAEKAAAEFGYSLDEVTGGEMAGKGKRRTKASASTAKYRNPDNAEQTWTGKGRQPQWFKDAMSAGIDPAKLEV
- the deoD gene encoding purine-nucleoside phosphorylase, translated to MTIHIGASPGEIAETVLLPGDPYRAKWAAETFLENVKLVNEVRGMLGFTGTWRGNPVTIQGSGMGMPSLSIYVNELIKDYGAQTLIRIGSCGGMQERVDVRDVIIAMTASTISTPSRGIFRELNYAPCADWELLRAAVSAAEAKGTKTHVGGIYSADVFYDERPDLNDQMVRHGILGVEMEAAELYTLAARFGRRALAVLTVSDHLLTGASLPSDQRERSFGDMVEIALGAAFDTKG
- a CDS encoding DUF1989 domain-containing protein, encoding MPQIPDDAAARRSVEPVICYPVETLPQPDLKLLAEIRDGAERVSQTQIPPREARCFSVPAGHFFRITSVEGPQVGDLNLWNMNDLSERFYSGKTRALHGTHVSVGDRLWSGFPALRPLATVTDDTLSWYGIDEFGGSVHDVIGTRCDPYTHHLLSGGQYHHCCHSNLSRALAEHLGTDPASIEFHVHDVLNVFMCTGFTRDTGQYFMKASPVKPGDYLEMFAEIDLLGALSACPGGDCSATHSSDVAACHPLQVEVFRPREDHLARMKSPVVSGYDRTHGTR
- a CDS encoding succinate dehydrogenase iron-sulfur subunit translates to MVQLTLPKNSRIKTGKTWPKPDGATNLRKFSIYRWNPDDGENPRVDTYWVDMDTCGPMVLDALIKIKNEIDPTLTFRRSCREGICGSCAMNIDGINTLACIYGMDEIKGDVKIYPLPHMPVVKDLIPDLTHFYAQHASIMPWLETKTNRPAKEWRQSIEDRKKLDGLYECVMCASCSTACPSYWWNGDRYLGPAALLHAYRWIIDSRDEATGERLDDLEDPFKLYRCHTIMNCAKTCPKGLNPAKAIAEIKKMMVERTV